The DNA sequence ATTCTCCGCGAGCAGAACGACCCGGGCGCTTTCGCTGCACGCGAGCAATTGGCCAACAGCCTGGCGGCACTGCACAGTGTGACGCAGCCGGATCGCACCGGCCTGTACCTGAAGCTGGCCGCCCTGCGCGAGCAAGTTGTCCAGCTCAATGCACTGGCACCCGAGTTCCAGAACCAGGGCGAATCGCTGTTCGGCCTGACGGCCGACGGCGATGGCCCCAGTCGCTGGTCGCAATGGTGGGAACAGATTTCGCGGTACTTCCGCATCGATTTCAATGCCGACAAGAACGTTCGCCCGTTGCTGGCCGGCCAGGCGCTCAACCAGGTGCGCCTGACGCTGAGCCTGGCCCTGGAACAGGCTCAATGGGCCGCGCTCAATGGCGAGCCGAAGGTGTACACCCAGGCGCTGGATGAAGCGCTCAGCGTGCTGCTCAGTAACTTCAACCGGGACAACCCGCAAAGCAGGGTGATGGTCGAGCAGATCGACGAACTGGCGAAGCAACCGGTCTCGGTCGTCACTCCGGATCTGGCCGGCAGCCTCAGCGCGGTCCAGGCCTACCTCGAGCGGAGCCACCTGCCTGCCGAGGAGGCCAGGCCGGCCGCACCGGCCAGTGAGGAGACCAGCCCATGAAGCGTGTCTATGTGGCGGTCGTGATCGCGATTGCAGTGGCTGCCGTACTGGGCATGGCGATTGCGCAACATACCGGTTATGTACTGATTGCCTACAAGAGTTTCCGCTACGAGTCGAGCCTCTGGGCGACCTTGGCATTGCTGGTGCTTGCCTGGCTACTGGTCCTGGTCACCAAGGCATTGATCGGCCTGGTGACGACCTCCGGTGGCGTGGTCAACCCCTGGTCGCGGCGCAACCGCAGCCGGCGCGTGCAGTTGGCCATCGAGCAGGGGCAACTGGACCTGGCCGAGGGGCGCTGGGCCGCTGCACAGCGGCATTTGCACAGGGCTGCCGAGGCTGAGCGGCAACCCTTGCTGTATTACCTCGGTGCTGCGCGTGCGGCAAACGAGTTGGGGCGTTACGAAGAAAGCGACGGCTTGCTGGAGCGGGCATTGGAGCGACAACCCCAGGCCGAGTTGGCCATTGCCTTGAGCCATGCCCAGCTGCAAGTGGATCGAGGTGATACGGAAGGTTCGCTGACTACCCTGCAAGCCATGCATGAGCGCCATCCTCGCAATGCCCAGGTGCTGCGCCAACTGCAGCGCCTGCATCAGCAGCGGGGGGATTGGCCGGCATTGATCCGCATGTTGCCGGATTTGCGCAAGGACAAGGTCTTGCCAGCGGCCGAACTCGCCGAACTGGAGCGCCGCGCCTGGGGCGAGAGCCTCAGCCTGGCGGTGCAACGGGAAGAGGAGGGCGAAGCCGGGCGTCAGTCATTGGAACGAGCCTGGCAGCAGCTGACAGCGGCTCAACGCCAGGAGTCGCAGTTGGTGCTGGCCTATGCCGAGCAATTGCGTCAGCTGGGGGCTGAAGGGGAGGCTGAGGATGCCTTGCGCACGGCACTCAAACGCAAGTACGACAGCCACCTCGCGCGTCTCTATGGCCTGGTGCGCGGGAGCGATTCGGCGCGTCAGCTGCAAACGGCCGAAGGTTGGCTCAAGCAGCACCCCGAAGACCCGAGCCTGCTGCTGACGCTGGGTCGGCTGTGCCTGCAAAATCGCTTGTGGGGCAAGGCGCGCGACTACCTTGAGAGCAGCCTGCGCTTTGAACGTAATCCGGAGGCTTGCGCCGAGCTGGCTCGCCTGCTGGCTCAGCTGGGCGATACCGAGCGCAGCAATCAGCTGTTTCAAGAGGGGCTTGGCTTGCTCGACGAGCGCCTGCTGGCATTGCCGCTACCTGACAGCGTACGAACCTGATCGTACTTCGGGCTTCTCCACAACGGAAAAGCCCGCTTCGCCTTACCGATCGTTCGCCGGCTCATTGCGCCACCTTTCTGAATCGTCTTCTTTCTGTCGGCTTTTCCCTACAGGATTAAGGAGTTGTCCGGTTCACCTCGCCTTGTAAGGGGGCGGGGCTTTCCTCTACCGTTACGTATTGTCTACTCCGCTCTGGATTCACCATGTTTCTGGCCCGTTCGCGCTCATTGTTCTTTCTGGCTTTCATGGCATCGCTGCTGGTCATGGGGGGAGTCTTGTACCTGGAGTTCGGGGTCGGTCTCCAACCTTGCCCGCTGTGCCTGGTGCAGCGGTTTTTTCTGGTTGCCTTCGGGGCTGTCTGCCTGGCAGCTTTCATCCACGCTCCCGGCAGAGCGGGGCAGCACGTTTATTGGGGCCTGGCAGTGACATGCGCCTTGCTCGGTGCGCTCGCGGCAAGCCGCCAGGTTTGGCTGCAGAGCGGTACGCAGGCGCCACAAGCGTCCTGCCAGCCTCCTCTTGGGCAAATGCTGCGTTCAATGCCGTTCAACGAGGTGGCTGAAACCCTGTTGCTGGGGACCCCGGACTGCGTGCGGATCAAGTGGACGCTGCTGCAAATGAGCCTTGCCGAGTGGAGCTTGCTGGCGTTTGCGGGCATGGCGGTCTTCGCACTCATCCAGCTTCTGTACCGATATCGTCAAGCATTTTGAGCCAAGCCAGTCTGGGGCGGACTTGACTTGTGTCATATCGGACAGAGATTAAACACTTGTATGAACTTTATCTCCTGAGTACCTTGAAGCCATAGGCGTGGGGGCATAATCTCCCAGCACGCACTACAGAAAAACAGGCTGCTCAATGCCGCTTGGCTGGTACAGGCCTTGTTCCTCGATGTCGAGGAGCGGGTGGACGGCGGCATTACCCAGAAGGGAAGAGATCACCATGCTCGAAAGTTGTCAGAATGCTCAGGAACGCTGGGGTGGAGTTCATCTGCTTATCGACCGCTGGCTGCAGGAGAGACACGAACTGGTGCGGGCTTTCGATAGCCTCCGCGAGATTCCGCAAAAAAATGGCGGCCAGCGCAAGGAGCTGTTGAAGTTCTGCGCGATTCTGGTCGACTACGTTTCTGCAGGACATTTCGAGGTCTACGAACAGCTGACCAATGAAGCCAAGGCGTTTGGCGACGAACGTGGTCTGGAGCTGGCCAAGACGATCTACCCGCGCATCGACTTCATTACCGAGAAAGCGCTGGCTTTCAATGACCTCTGCGACAAGGGCGACTGTTCGGATACCGAGAAAGTCGAGACGGCACGCAAGGAGCTCGGCGAGCTGTTGCATGAGCGCTTCGAACTGGAAGACTGCCTGATCGAAGTCTTGCACACTGCGCACAAGGAAGTAGACGCAGCAGAGCAAGCGTGAAGCAGTAGCGATACGGTGTTTCACAACACCGTATCGACCCTCTCTGGTGCTCAGTCACCAATCCCCAGCAACTCGATCTCGAATGTCAGCGGTGTATAGGGTGCGATCAGGTCACCGGCACCTTCTGCGCCATAGGCTTGCGCCGATGGAATCACCAGTCGCCATTTCGCGCCAACCGGCATTTGCGGCAACGCTGATTGCCAGCCGCCGATGACGCTGTCCAGACGAAACCACTGGGCCTCGCTGCTCTGATCGAACACCGTGCCATCGGGCAATTTCCCCACGTAGCGCACCTGCACTTTTCCCCCGCCAGCGGGTCTTGCGCCCGCCCCCGGCTTGAGCTCGGTCAGCAGGATGCCGTTGGCCAATTCGCGAACGCCTGCCCGAGCTTTTTCATTGGCCAGAAAGCGTCGCTCGGCCGCCAGGAGATTTTCGGCCTGGCCGTCGATTGCGGCTTGGTTGGCAAGTGCCTCGTGCTGGCGTAGCACTTCTTCAATACGGGCGTTGCTCAACGCCAGCGGCTTGTTCTGATAAGCCTGTTGCAGCCCGTCGAGCAGTGCTTGCAACTCCAGGTCGGGCACCTCCTGACGCAGGCGTTCACCCAGGCTTGCACCCAGGCTGTAGGCGAGGTCGTGAGGGCTTGCGGCATTCATTTTTTCGTCTGCATGCGCCAGGGGCAGCAGCAGGAAAAACGACAACAACAGGTGACGCGACATGGGCACGCTCCGTGTTCAGAGGGACGCGATTATGCCAGTGCCGCAACAGCTTGCGTGGGCTGGCTTTCAAGCTTTGCCGACAGTTGCCCAAGCGGGATCTACACTGGTGTGCAGCTGCAGCGAAATAACATTTGCCCAGGCATGCAACGCGGCGCATTCGATACTGTCAACATGCCCTAGCGGCGGTAGCAGCAGAGGTCTAGTATGAGCCGCATTCACTTCAGCCAGGAGGTATGCCATGTCGGCCAATAAGAAGCCTGTAAACACTCCGTTGCATCTGCTCCAACAGCTTTCGAGTAGTCTGCTCGAGCATCTGGAAAGTGCCTGCTCCCAAGCGATGGCTGATGCTGAAAAACTGCTCGCCAAGCTCGAGAAGCAACGAGGAAAGGCTCAAGAAAAACTGCACAAGTCGCGGACTAAATTGCAGGATGCTGCAGCGGCAGGCAAAGCCAAGGCACAAGCAAAAGCCAAGGGTGCGGTGAAGGAACTTGAAGACCTGCTTGACGCACTGAAAGATCGTCAGTCGGAGACCCGCAACTATATCCTCCAACTCAAGCGCGATGCCCAGGAAAGCCTGAAGCTCGCCCAAGGCATTGGTCGCGTGAAAGAGGCTGCGAGCAAAGCCCTGACTCTGCGCACCGCGAAACCTGCTGCTGCCAAGCCGGCTGCGGCGAGCAGTGCCGCCAAGCCAGCTGCGACGAAACCGGCTGCCAAGCCTGCCGCGAAGCCGACGGCCAAACCTGCGACCAAAACTGCAGCAGCGAGCAGCGCCAAGCCGGCTGCTAAACCTGCAGCAAGAGCAGCCGCTGCAAAACCTGCCGGCAAGCCGGCTGCGAAACCCGCTGCCAAACCTGCAGTCAAAGCGGCTGCCAAGCCTGCCGCCAGCGCTGCTGCGAAACCCGCTGCCAAGCCCGCGGTTAAAGCAGCGGCCAAACCTGCCGCTGGCGCTGCCGCGAAACCGGCTGCCAAGCCGGCAGTTAAAGCGGCTGCAAAACCTGCTGCAAAACCCGCAGCCAAAGCTGCTGCCAGCAAGCCTGCCGCCGCCAAGCCAGCAGCCAAGCCAGCTGCGGCCAAGCCTGCAGCAAAACCTGCCGCTAAACCGGCGGCCAGGCCTGCAGCGAGCAAAGCACCGGCCAAGCCTGCAGCAAGACCTGCGGTGAAAAGGCCGGCCGCTACGGCTGCCAAACCAGCGCCCGCCAAGCCGGCAACGCCGACAGCAACTGCGTCCATGGCTCCTGCGTCCACGGCGCCAGCCGCGACCCCGACGAATGCGCCAACCGCAGCCCCGCAAGCCAGCACGCCAGCGACACCGGTCATCAGCGGCCTGGGTCCAGTGTCAGCTACCTAAGCCCTGGCCACCGCGGCGCGCAGCACCTGCAGCGCGCCGTGGGGGAGGCTTTGCCCTGCGGGGGCCAGCCTTTGCAACCAGTCCGACACATGCTCGGCCTGCCCTGCGGGCCATTCGCTGCTCAACCCTTCGAGCCGCATCAGCAATTGCCGTTCGGCCTCCAGTTCCAGCGTTTTGACCTGCTTGCGCAGCGCGTTCAGCCCGGCGTCCTGCAGCGCGGCCTCACGCCATTGCTGGCGCAATTGCCGCAACGGTTGCACGACGTCGGTTTGCCATGGCCCGGCCATCTGTTGCAGTTGCTTCACACGCTCGGCGGTCGGAGCCACGCCCCGTTCCGCCAGCCAGGCACCGCAAAGCAGCAGGCAAACATCGGCACCGGCTGCTTGAAGATCAAGGCAGGCCGTTTCAACACCCGGACGGGAATACAGCGCCAAGGCAAAGCTCCACAGGTCGGTATACATAGTCCTACTCGCGCCAGTTGCCAGCGAAACTGGTAGACTCCGCCGCCATTATGATTCGACTACAGAACCTCACTTTACAGCGTGGCCCGCAACGTCTGCTAGAAGACGCCGAGCTGACGCTGCACGCCGGCCAGAAAGCCGGTCTGATCGGTGCCAATGGCGCCGGTAAATCCAGCCTGTTCGCCATGCTGCGCGGTGAGTTGGTGCCTGACGCCGGTGACTGCCTGTTGCCCGCCGACTGGCGCATCGCCCACATGCGCCAGGAGGTCGACACGCTCGAACGCATTGCGGTCGACTATGTGCTCGACGGCGACGTGCGCCTGCGCAAGGTCCAGCGAGAGCTGGCCGAGGCTGAGCAGATGCACGACGGGACGGCTCTGGCACGCCTGCATATCGAGCTCGACAGCGCCGACGGCTACACTGCCGATGCGCGAGCGCGCAAGCTGCTGGCGGGGCTGGGCTTCAGCAACGAGCAAATGGACCGTCGGGTCGGGGACTTCTCCGGTGGCTGGCGGATGCGCCTGAACCTGGCCCAGGCACTGATGTGCCCGTCCGATCTGTTGCTGCTCGATGAGCCGACCAACCACCTGGACCTCGATGCCATCCTCTGGCTGGAAGAGTGGCTCAAGAGTTATCCGGGCACTTTGTTGCTGATCTCCCACGACCGGGATTTCCTCGATGCCGTGGTCGATCAGATTGCCCATGTCGAACAGTGCAAGCTGACGCTTTACCGTGGTGGCTACACCGCGTTCGAACGCGCCCGTGCCGAGCGCCTGGCGCAGCAGCAGCAGGCTTACGAGAAGCAGCAGGCCCAACGCGCGCACATGGAAAAATACATTGCGCGGTTCAAGGCCCAGGCCACCAAGGCCCGCCAGGCACAAAGCCGGATCAAGGCGCTGGAGCGGATGGAAGAACTGTCTGCGGCGCACGTCGACTCCCCGTTCGACTTCGTGTTCCGCGAGTCGGCCAAGATCTCCAGCCCCCTGCTGGATCTGTCCGACGCACGCCTGGGCTACGGCGACAAGACCATCCTGGAGAAGGTCAAGTTGCAGCTGGCGCCGGGTGCGCGGATCGGTTTGCTCGGCCCGAACGGTGCGGGCAAGTCGACCCTGATCAAAAACCTTGCTGGTGAACTGGAGCCCCTGAGTGGCCGCCTGGTGCGGGGCGAGAACCTGGTGGTGGGGTACTTCGCCCAGCATCAACTGGACTCCCTGGACAGCAAGGCAAGCCCCTTGCTGCACCTGCAACGCCTGGCTCCGACCGAGCGTGAACAGACGCTGCGCGATTTCCTCGGCGGTTTCGACTTCCGCGGGGCGCGCATCGACGAACCGGTACTGAATTTCTCCGGTGGCGAGAAAGCCCGACTGGCCCTGGCACTGATTGCCTGGGAGCGACCGAACCTGTTGCTGCTCGATGAGCCGACCAACCACCTGGACCTGGAAATGCGCCTGGCACTGACCATGGCCCTGCAGGAGTTCAGCGGGGCAGTGGTGGTGGTTTCCCACGATCGACACCTGCTCAAGAGCACCACCGACGACTTCCTGCTGGTCGCCGATGGCCGGATCGAAACCTTCGATGGCGATCTGGATGACTACGCACGCTGGCTGGTCGATTACCGCCAGCGCAACGCGCCGGTCAGCACCACCCCGGTCAACGTCGACAAGACCGACAAGAAGGCCCAGCGCCAGGCCGCTGCGGCACTGCGACAGCAACTTGCGCCGCACAAGCGTGAGGCCGACAAGCTCGAGCGCGACCTGGGGACCCTGCATGAGCAATTGGCCAAGGTCGAAGCGGCCTTGGGCGACAGTGCCATCTACGACGCGGCGCGCAAGGACGAACTGCGCGATCTGCTGGCCCGGCAGGCCAGTCTGAAGTCCCGTGAGGCCGATCTTGAAGAAGCCTGGATGGCTGCCCTCGAGCTGTTGGAAAACATGCAGGCGGAGCTGGAGGCGCTGTCCTGATGGAGGCGCTCAAACAGCTGTTGCCGGTGGAGTGGATCGCGCCGTTCTGGCTGGGGTTGCAGATTCTGCTGATCCTGGTGGCGGCCTTTGTGGTGCAGCGGCTGGTAGCGCGTTGCCTGAGCCGCCTGAGCAAGCGTTATCCGCTGCCACCGGAATTGCTCGTGCCCGTACGCGGCGGTCTGCGCTGGCTGATCATGGGCAGTGCCTTGATTGTCGTGCTGGAGCGCCTCGGTGTTTCGGCCACGGTCCTCTGGACGGCCTTGTCAGGTTTTGTCGCGGTCGCCGCCGTGGCGTTCTTCGCCATGTGGAGCGTGCTCTCGAACCTGCTGTGCGCGGTACTGATCTTTACCGTGGGGCCGTTTCGCATCGGCGATGTAGTCGAGTTGGTGGATACGACCGACAAGCCCGGGGTCAAGGGCCGGGTGGTGGCCATCAACCTGCTCTTCACGACCCTGATCGAATTGCCCGAGGCCGGCGGCGCGCTGGTCCAGGTGCCCAATAGCCAGTTCTTCCAGAAGTCGGTACGACGCTGGAGAGGCAGCGATGTGTTGCCGCTGGTTTCCGAAGCGACGCACAAGCCTGGCTGATCCAGCATCCGCCATTGCATTGGTCTGAAAAAAAGCATGGTGATTTTTTCGCTGGCACACTAGGTTAGTGCTCTATGTCGAGTTTGGCCGAGGTGTGCAATGACGCTGGAAACGTGGCTGGCATTTTTTGCCGCTTGTTGGGTAATCAGTCTTTCCCCGGGGGCCGGCGCCATCGCGTCGATGTCCTGTGGTCTGCAGTACGGCTTCTGGCGCGGCTACTGGAACGCTCTTGGCCTGCAACTGGGCCTGGTGATGCAGATCGCGATCATCGCCGCCGGTGTCGGCGCGATCCTCGCAGCATCGGCGACTGCTTTCCAGGTGATCAAATGGTTCGGCGTGTTCTATCTGGTCTACCTGGCCATCAAGCAATGGCGCGCACTGCCCAGCGACATGAGCGACGAGTCGGCCGTGCGGCCAATCGGCAAGCCGTTGAGCCTGGTCTTCCGTGGTTTCCTGGTGAACGTCAGCAACCCCAAGGCGCTGGTGTTCATGCTCGCCGTGTTGCCGCAGTTCATTAACCCGCAGGCGCCGCTGCTGGCCCAATACCTGACCATCGGCGCGACCATGATCACGGTCGATCTGCTGGTCATGGCCGGTTATACCGGCCTGGCGGCGCGGGTGCTGCGGCTGTTGCGTACGCCAAAGCAACAGCAGCGAATGAACCGTACCTTTGCCGGGTTGTTCATCGGCGCGGCGACACTGCTGGCGACGATTCGGCGAACGCCGGTCTGAAAACGGGGCGGCTGTGCCGCCCATCGCTGGCAAGCCAGCTCCTACAGAAGCCTGTGGGGAACCATGTAGGAGCTGGCTTGCCAGCGATGAGGCCTGCCAGCCACCACAGAATTTTCCCGTTTTCAGCGCAAGATCTTCGGTGCTTCATCCGGTGGCAAGTTGTTTCTTGGCGCCGGATGGTCCCCCTGGAAATCTGACGCATCGCCGAGTTGCTCATCGAGCTGGCGCGCCACATCGATCCCGATTTCCCTGGAAACCTCACGGACCACGCGCGGGCGATTGAGCCTGACGCGAAGATCCTGCCCATTCACCAGCTTGGTGTCCTGGACTTCGCCCATGGCCGTAAAAGCCGAGGTGATCTCGAAGGTGCGGGTGTCGATCAGGCTGAAATCGGCAACCAGCGTCAGCCCGAGCACGGCCGAATGGGTGTCGGTGTGATCCAGGGCGGTGAGGTCCTGCTGGAAGTCGATGTCCGAGACGGTGCCGAACAGCACATAGTCGGCGCCTTCGAAGCTGCCATTGCGAATGCGCTCGATGACGTCGTAGACGTCTTCCTGTGACTTGGCCGTGTAGGGAGCACCCTGTACCAGCCGGAACATCCCGGACTTGAGGATCTCGCCCTTGATGTCACCGGTGAACTTGCGCAGCTCGCCTTGCTCGATGTAGCTGTCGCGGCTCTCCAGTTCGGCATAGCTCGATGAGCCGCTGGCCTGAAAGCCGCTGGCCTGGAAGTTGTTCTGGGCTGAAACGATGTGGATGTAACGCTCCACACGTTCCTGAAACGCGAGGTCCGTGACCGCGATTTTTGGAGCCGCCT is a window from the Pseudomonas sp. LS1212 genome containing:
- a CDS encoding penicillin-binding protein activator LpoB, with amino-acid sequence MRAWIGILGLACAFGAQAAPKIAVTDLAFQERVERYIHIVSAQNNFQASGFQASGSSSYAELESRDSYIEQGELRKFTGDIKGEILKSGMFRLVQGAPYTAKSQEDVYDVIERIRNGSFEGADYVLFGTVSDIDFQQDLTALDHTDTHSAVLGLTLVADFSLIDTRTFEITSAFTAMGEVQDTKLVNGQDLRVRLNRPRVVREVSREIGIDVARQLDEQLGDASDFQGDHPAPRNNLPPDEAPKILR
- a CDS encoding mechanosensitive ion channel family protein — encoded protein: MEALKQLLPVEWIAPFWLGLQILLILVAAFVVQRLVARCLSRLSKRYPLPPELLVPVRGGLRWLIMGSALIVVLERLGVSATVLWTALSGFVAVAAVAFFAMWSVLSNLLCAVLIFTVGPFRIGDVVELVDTTDKPGVKGRVVAINLLFTTLIELPEAGGALVQVPNSQFFQKSVRRWRGSDVLPLVSEATHKPG
- a CDS encoding uroporphyrinogen-III C-methyltransferase — protein: MSETALPKDDLVPPADAPAETPTAPAQRNGNGLAIVALLLGAAGIAAGGWGVWQVRHLEAGHQAQSGQLEALNAQSQILKQSEQQLAARLAQMPAADELEERRRLVAQLQGDQQHLSQRLETVLGASRKDWRLAEAEHLLRLASLRLSALQDISSARALVQGADEILREQNDPGAFAAREQLANSLAALHSVTQPDRTGLYLKLAALREQVVQLNALAPEFQNQGESLFGLTADGDGPSRWSQWWEQISRYFRIDFNADKNVRPLLAGQALNQVRLTLSLALEQAQWAALNGEPKVYTQALDEALSVLLSNFNRDNPQSRVMVEQIDELAKQPVSVVTPDLAGSLSAVQAYLERSHLPAEEARPAAPASEETSP
- the rsd gene encoding sigma D regulator, coding for MLESCQNAQERWGGVHLLIDRWLQERHELVRAFDSLREIPQKNGGQRKELLKFCAILVDYVSAGHFEVYEQLTNEAKAFGDERGLELAKTIYPRIDFITEKALAFNDLCDKGDCSDTEKVETARKELGELLHERFELEDCLIEVLHTAHKEVDAAEQA
- a CDS encoding AlgP family protein; amino-acid sequence: MSANKKPVNTPLHLLQQLSSSLLEHLESACSQAMADAEKLLAKLEKQRGKAQEKLHKSRTKLQDAAAAGKAKAQAKAKGAVKELEDLLDALKDRQSETRNYILQLKRDAQESLKLAQGIGRVKEAASKALTLRTAKPAAAKPAAASSAAKPAATKPAAKPAAKPTAKPATKTAAASSAKPAAKPAARAAAAKPAGKPAAKPAAKPAVKAAAKPAASAAAKPAAKPAVKAAAKPAAGAAAKPAAKPAVKAAAKPAAKPAAKAAASKPAAAKPAAKPAAAKPAAKPAAKPAARPAASKAPAKPAARPAVKRPAATAAKPAPAKPATPTATASMAPASTAPAATPTNAPTAAPQASTPATPVISGLGPVSAT
- a CDS encoding disulfide bond formation protein B; its protein translation is MFLARSRSLFFLAFMASLLVMGGVLYLEFGVGLQPCPLCLVQRFFLVAFGAVCLAAFIHAPGRAGQHVYWGLAVTCALLGALAASRQVWLQSGTQAPQASCQPPLGQMLRSMPFNEVAETLLLGTPDCVRIKWTLLQMSLAEWSLLAFAGMAVFALIQLLYRYRQAF
- a CDS encoding FKBP-type peptidyl-prolyl cis-trans isomerase, yielding MSRHLLLSFFLLLPLAHADEKMNAASPHDLAYSLGASLGERLRQEVPDLELQALLDGLQQAYQNKPLALSNARIEEVLRQHEALANQAAIDGQAENLLAAERRFLANEKARAGVRELANGILLTELKPGAGARPAGGGKVQVRYVGKLPDGTVFDQSSEAQWFRLDSVIGGWQSALPQMPVGAKWRLVIPSAQAYGAEGAGDLIAPYTPLTFEIELLGIGD
- a CDS encoding ATP-binding cassette domain-containing protein; the protein is MIRLQNLTLQRGPQRLLEDAELTLHAGQKAGLIGANGAGKSSLFAMLRGELVPDAGDCLLPADWRIAHMRQEVDTLERIAVDYVLDGDVRLRKVQRELAEAEQMHDGTALARLHIELDSADGYTADARARKLLAGLGFSNEQMDRRVGDFSGGWRMRLNLAQALMCPSDLLLLDEPTNHLDLDAILWLEEWLKSYPGTLLLISHDRDFLDAVVDQIAHVEQCKLTLYRGGYTAFERARAERLAQQQQAYEKQQAQRAHMEKYIARFKAQATKARQAQSRIKALERMEELSAAHVDSPFDFVFRESAKISSPLLDLSDARLGYGDKTILEKVKLQLAPGARIGLLGPNGAGKSTLIKNLAGELEPLSGRLVRGENLVVGYFAQHQLDSLDSKASPLLHLQRLAPTEREQTLRDFLGGFDFRGARIDEPVLNFSGGEKARLALALIAWERPNLLLLDEPTNHLDLEMRLALTMALQEFSGAVVVVSHDRHLLKSTTDDFLLVADGRIETFDGDLDDYARWLVDYRQRNAPVSTTPVNVDKTDKKAQRQAAAALRQQLAPHKREADKLERDLGTLHEQLAKVEAALGDSAIYDAARKDELRDLLARQASLKSREADLEEAWMAALELLENMQAELEALS
- a CDS encoding LysE family transporter; this encodes MTLETWLAFFAACWVISLSPGAGAIASMSCGLQYGFWRGYWNALGLQLGLVMQIAIIAAGVGAILAASATAFQVIKWFGVFYLVYLAIKQWRALPSDMSDESAVRPIGKPLSLVFRGFLVNVSNPKALVFMLAVLPQFINPQAPLLAQYLTIGATMITVDLLVMAGYTGLAARVLRLLRTPKQQQRMNRTFAGLFIGAATLLATIRRTPV
- a CDS encoding TIGR02444 family protein; this encodes MYTDLWSFALALYSRPGVETACLDLQAAGADVCLLLCGAWLAERGVAPTAERVKQLQQMAGPWQTDVVQPLRQLRQQWREAALQDAGLNALRKQVKTLELEAERQLLMRLEGLSSEWPAGQAEHVSDWLQRLAPAGQSLPHGALQVLRAAVARA
- a CDS encoding heme biosynthesis HemY N-terminal domain-containing protein, which codes for MKRVYVAVVIAIAVAAVLGMAIAQHTGYVLIAYKSFRYESSLWATLALLVLAWLLVLVTKALIGLVTTSGGVVNPWSRRNRSRRVQLAIEQGQLDLAEGRWAAAQRHLHRAAEAERQPLLYYLGAARAANELGRYEESDGLLERALERQPQAELAIALSHAQLQVDRGDTEGSLTTLQAMHERHPRNAQVLRQLQRLHQQRGDWPALIRMLPDLRKDKVLPAAELAELERRAWGESLSLAVQREEEGEAGRQSLERAWQQLTAAQRQESQLVLAYAEQLRQLGAEGEAEDALRTALKRKYDSHLARLYGLVRGSDSARQLQTAEGWLKQHPEDPSLLLTLGRLCLQNRLWGKARDYLESSLRFERNPEACAELARLLAQLGDTERSNQLFQEGLGLLDERLLALPLPDSVRT